The Aphanothece sacrum FPU1 nucleotide sequence TTTAACCTCTGAAGGGGCATCCGAAAGCGTGACTAATCGTGTAATTAATTTGTCACCTTGTCCGGTGTTAATTATCCCTTAGTGTAGGGGCGGGTTTTTCACAAAAATTTAGTATTTTCACAAAGATGTTACATAAACCCGCCCATACATGATTTCAGAACTTTTTTGTCAATGTTATCATTAAGCTTTAGCCTTCTAGTATATTAGCTACGCTAAATTAAATGTCTTAATCGAGTAACCCTATACCGATGCAGCCAAAAAAATCCTCTCTATCCCCTTGTGTTTCTACTTCTATCACCCCCTTATTAATCTCTCCCTCTCAAGTATTAAAAGGAGACGGTATTCTATCTCAAGCTGGAAGTGCGATCGCTCGTTTTGGCCAACGTCCTCTAATTGTAGGAGGAAATCACAGCCTTTCTCTGATTTCTCCCCATCTTAAACCAATTTTTCAATCATTCAAGCTTATTGCTGCCCAAGCTAATTATACCCCTGACTGTTCGGAAAGTTCTTTAGAAACCCTACAAACGGCTATTAACGACCATCAGGCAGATTTTATCATTGGGGTGGGTGGAGGTAAAGCCCTCGATACTGCTAAATTATTAGCTCATCACAATCAACTACCTATTATTACCATACCTACTTCTGGGGCGACTTGTGCGGCTTGGACAGCTTTATCTAATATTTATTCTAATGAAGGGGCCTTTCAATATGATGTGCCTCTGCTACGTTGTCCTGACTTATTGATTCTAGACTATCAACTGCTCAAAACAGCCCCCAAACGAACCTTAATTGCTGGCATTGGGGATGCGATCGCTAAATGGTATGAAGCGTCTGTTAGTAGTGGTAATTCTACCGCAACCCTGACCATTGCGGCTGTCCAACAAGCCAGAATTTTAAGAGATATCTTGTTACAAAAATCAGCAATAGCCTTAGAAAACCCAGAAGCCGAAGAATGGCGCGAAGTAGTAGATGCTTGTGTCTTATTAGCAGGAGTCATTGGTGGGTTAGGTGGGGCAAATTGTCGCACGGTAGCCGCCCATGCTGTCCATAATGGCTTAACTCACATTTTAGCTGCTCATGGAGCCTTACACGGCGAAAAAGTCGCCTATGGTATCCTCGTTCAACTACGTTTAGAAGAAATTATACAGGGTAATCAATTAGCGGCCTCCTCTCGACAACAATTATTAAAATTTTATGACGAAATTGGCTTACCCAAAACCCTCGAAGATTTAGGTTTAGCTAATGTGAGTTTAACTCAATTACGTCAAGCAGCAGCAATAACTTGTCATTCTAACTCAGATATTCATCGTTTACCCTTTACTGTTACTCCCGAACAATTATTAGCAGCAATGGTATCTACAACTGATGAAAGAATTGTTAGTAAAAAATTAGAAAATTGAACAAAAATATCACAGGCAAGTTAATCAAATAATCAAAAAAATCAGGTTCTATCGGACAAACTATGCTAAATTAATAATTAATAACAGACTCAAGTCTGATCCTATAAACATTAAGTCCGCCTGCGCGGACTTAATCCTAGCTTGCGTAGGCAACCTTTGTTTGTATAGCTTAACTATGAACGAGTTATGGTAAATTATTTGTAATAATTTACCATAACTTGTCCGGTAGAACCAAAAATCATAGTTTAGACAATCAATATTAATGGGGGAATAAGCTAAGACCTATTCAAACTGTATATTGACAGATTAGGAAACAAACCATCATCCCATCATCCCATCAGTCGAATAGAACTAATTTAGATGTGGACAGCTTATCTGTCTTAAGGTTCGGAGATCACCCTAAGCCTAAACCTTTGATTATATTTATTTTTGGGTCATTATGGTAGAGAGATAAAAAAATCATTGGCCTCAACCCTGACCTATTCTTGGTCTATCAGCCTTGAGATGCCCTTGAACTCCTCTGGCAAGGCGATGAACCTTTTGTTTGTTGCCATCGTCTAAACAAATGAGTTAAAATAAAAACAAATTAAAGTCATACCGACTTCACTTTGTAACTTTTTTTTTCCTGTCTTGATATATTAATTTATAGAATTATGGGAAAGATAAAGATAGCAAAAGACTTTGAAGCAGATTTAAGGAGCCATAACAGTACCGATGCCCACTGCTAACGTCAATCCCAAAACAAAACAGCCCATGTACTCGGCAGATATGGTGCGGACTTATCTGCATGAAATTGGGCGGGTACCTTTGTTAACCCACGAACAAGAGATTGTTTATGGCAAACAAGTCCAAAGAATGATGAACTTGTTAGAAACAAAAGAGAAACTTGCCGAAGATCTACAACAACAACCCAGTCTCCAAGAATGGGCCAAGGCTGTACAACTTAATGAAACAACTTTGACCAAAACCCTTGAACAAGGAAATCGGGCCAAACGGAAAATGATCGAGGCCAATTTGCGCTTGGTGGTGGCCATTGCCAAGAAATATCAAAAGCGCAATATGGAATTCCTGGATTTAATTCAAGAAGGTAGCTTAGGACTAGAAAGAGGAGTGGAGAAATTTGATCCCACTAAAGGTTATAAGTTTTCTACTTATGCTTATTGGTGGATTCGCCAAGCTATTACGCGGGCGATCGCGCAGCAAGCCCGTACTATCCGTTTACCAATTCATATCACGGAAAAACTCAATAAAATCAAGAAAACTCAGCGAGAATTGTCTCAAAAGCTAGGAAGAAGCGCGACTCCAGCAGAAATCGCTAAGGAATTAGAGATTGAACCGGCACAAATTAGGGAATTTTTGAGCATGGCCCGGCAACCAATTTCCCTCGATGTCCGCGTGGGGGATAATCAAGATACAGAACTGTCCGAACTCTTAGAAGATGATGGTATTTCTCCCGATCATTACATCACCCAAGAGTTATTACGCCAAGACTTACATAACTTGATGGCGGAATTAACCCCACAACAGCGAGCAGTTTTAAGCCTACGCTTTGGGTTAGAAGACGGAAAAGAACTATCTCTAGCTAAAATTGGCAAAAAACTTAACATTAGTCGGGAACGAGTCCGTCAACTAGAACATCAAGCTTTAGCCCAACTGCGTAGAAGACGGGCCAATGTTCAAGAATATCTAGCTGCTAGTTAGGGTTGACAACTAGCTAGTGATTTACTAACAAATGCTTGTAATCTCAATAAATAATTAAGATTAGGGGTCAACGGCCGTTGACCCCTACTTTTTCTAACGAGTTATTAAAACTTAAGAAAAGAATTGCGCTTTGCCCAGAAGTTGTTGCACAATAAAGTTGGTTGTGAGGAAACATTTGTAGAGTGTCTAACGTCCATCGGGCGATAGAATTTTGTCCAAGATTAAAAAGCTGAGGCTAGAAATAACTGTAATTAGCAAAGCTTCAATCTCACATCTGTCTAAATTTTAAACCAGTGTAACCATTTGAGATCAAATTTGAGCGAGTGATGATTTATCGAAGAAAGAAAAGTCATCCCATTGTATTAAGAAGAAGTCACCTATTTAGGTGATTTCAGAGTCTTTTTTATCTGGATAAGGTAAATAAAGACAGGCTTGCCGTCAATATTTTGAAGCAAAACCCATGTTATCTAATCAAACGTTTTTATCCTCACTTACTCGTTTTTCTATATTGTCTTTGGGTGTTTTAGCTAGTTTCGGGATGATAAATCGTTCTCCTATTTTAGCGCAAATGGCTCAATCTAATTTTACCTTAGCCAATGGAGTTTATTTATATGGACAATCTCCTGAAGCTGAAGAAATAGGTCAAGAATATTTAGTGTTTAAGGTACATCAGGGAAAAGTAATCGGAGCGATTTATTTACCCCAATCAGAGTTTAACTGTTTTTCCGGGACTTTGACTGCTAATCAGATGAATTTGTCGATTATTGATCCCAATGATGGCAAGAAATATCCTTATCCCATTGCGATGAAAGCTTCTTCTCCTGTTGCTTCCCAAGGTCAAGTTTCCTCAGAGGTTATTTTAGAAGGATATCATCGATTGACCAAAATTAGTAATAACGATCACAGAATCCTAAAAACCTGTTTACAGCCAAATTAGTCTAAAATTCGATACCTGGTTGAGCTTTAACTCCTTGTTCCCGGAAAGGATGCTTAATAAGCGTCATTTCGGTTACGAGGTCTGCTGTTTCTATTAATTGGGTGGGTGCGCCTCTCCCAGTGAGAATAACGTGGCTATCTTCCGGTTTTTGGGCTAAACCTGTTAAAATTTCGCTTATGTCGAGATAACCTAATTTAAGAGCAACATTAATTTCATCGAGTAGGACTAATTTATAATCAGGATTAGTAATAAAAGTTAATCCTTTTTCCCAAGCAGCACGAGCGTGTTGTATATCCCGTTGTTTATCTTGGGTTTCCCAGGTAAAACCTTCTCCCATGGCATAAAACTCTAATTGTCCTTCCCAATGGTTTAAAATGGCTTTTTCTGCGGGTTCCCAAGCACCTTTGATAAACTGAATAATAGCAACTTTAAAACCATGGCCGAGCGAGCGCAATACCATTCCTAAAGCGGCGGTAGTTTTTCCTTTACCATTGCCTGTATTAACAATAATTAAGCCTTTTTCTGTGGAAGCTTGAGCAAGACGTTGTTCTTGAACTTCTTTGCGTCGCTGCATTTTTTGTTGATATTGTTCAGGAGATAGAGTGATATTTTCTGTCATGTTAATTATTTATTATTGGGAAATTAGGATAAGGTTTAAGCAGTGCAGAATACAGGAGTTAAAAAATTATATTCTTATTATCTACTTATTTATAGCATTACGCATTAAGCTTAGGATATTCGTTATCCGGCGAAACTTTGCCATCTAAGGGTCAACGGCCGTTGACCCCTGCTTAATTTCGAGTGCTAGAGTATATCAAGTATTTTCTTCTTGTGGTGGATTTTCTGTTTGTTCTTTGAGCTTTTCAACTTGTGCTGTAATTTGCTTAAGATGAATTTCATTTATCTTATTAATAAACTCTACAATTGCTCTTTTAGCTCGTTTTTCTTGGAGTTGTATTTGTTGAGCAGTTTGTTGTTGTTCTTCTGGGGTTTCTGAGCTTTCAGGAACAATAGGAGAGTTAAGCTCTAACACCGTATCATTGTTAATTCCCAGGATGAATTTTTGTTGTTCTGCTTCTAAATTTTCGACAATACTGTTAGATTCTTTCCAGATAGTTTCTAGGGGAAAAGAAGTGGCAATACTGGCAACAATAGAAGCGATTGCTGGAAAAATTACGGGTAGCCAAGCTATCCAAAACGAGGTTTTATTGGTATCTAACTTATCAACTAATACTAAAACCGGAGTCACACCAGAGAAAATAATGGTAGACATTTGGAAAAAATAGTATAAGTTTCGAGCATTGCCTCTAGTTTTTGTGTAATCTTCTACTAATTGTTGACAGTAGCGTAAGGCATTTTCTCTCTCTAACTGAATACGACTTGTGCTTTCGGTTAAAGGTTCAATTAATTGTTCATATTTTTTATCTCTTTCTGCTTTATCACGGTAGGAGAAATATTGCCAATTAAAGAGAAATAAGAAAACAAAACTTGCTAAAAAAGCAGCATCAAGGGTAAGAAGAAGCTGATTATCTCGAAAAAATAACGTAATAATTACGGTGGCGATAAAAGCATCCAAACATAAATATTCGAGTATTTTCAAGAAGCGACGAAGCTCAATTAAAGAGCCTTGTTGTTCTAATTTTAGTTGATCGGCGTTCGTCATATTAGACTAATTTTCTGGTATTAGGTTTAATGAGTCTCCTTATTTATTTTACCAGAGGACAGTATTCAGGTACAGGAAATTTATCGTCAAGAAAATTAATAAATGTTACTCATCTTAACATTCTTCTTGGCTTCTTCCGCTTCTAATCGTGCTAAAGTTGTAGCAGCATCCGCTAAATACATGGATATTGTTACTCGTTTTTGAGTATCTTTTTCTTGCCAAAGATCATTAGCATAAATCATCACTCTATTACGGTAAGCTTGAATTGACTCTGAATCATCTAATTTCATCTTAATATTTTTCATCTGTTGGATTCCTTTAATATTATAAAGTTTGTTAGGAAACTCTAAACACCAAGAAGCAGGAATAACTTCTAATAACCACCAATTAAATAAATCCCGTCTTCCTTCTGAACCTGGAAAGATTGCATAACCTTCAAAACAATCATCTAAAATATTTAATAAAGCTTCTTTTGCTTGCCCAAAATCAAGAACT carries:
- a CDS encoding iron-containing alcohol dehydrogenase family protein translates to MQPKKSSLSPCVSTSITPLLISPSQVLKGDGILSQAGSAIARFGQRPLIVGGNHSLSLISPHLKPIFQSFKLIAAQANYTPDCSESSLETLQTAINDHQADFIIGVGGGKALDTAKLLAHHNQLPIITIPTSGATCAAWTALSNIYSNEGAFQYDVPLLRCPDLLILDYQLLKTAPKRTLIAGIGDAIAKWYEASVSSGNSTATLTIAAVQQARILRDILLQKSAIALENPEAEEWREVVDACVLLAGVIGGLGGANCRTVAAHAVHNGLTHILAAHGALHGEKVAYGILVQLRLEEIIQGNQLAASSRQQLLKFYDEIGLPKTLEDLGLANVSLTQLRQAAAITCHSNSDIHRLPFTVTPEQLLAAMVSTTDERIVSKKLEN
- a CDS encoding RNA polymerase sigma factor, RpoD/SigA family, giving the protein MPTANVNPKTKQPMYSADMVRTYLHEIGRVPLLTHEQEIVYGKQVQRMMNLLETKEKLAEDLQQQPSLQEWAKAVQLNETTLTKTLEQGNRAKRKMIEANLRLVVAIAKKYQKRNMEFLDLIQEGSLGLERGVEKFDPTKGYKFSTYAYWWIRQAITRAIAQQARTIRLPIHITEKLNKIKKTQRELSQKLGRSATPAEIAKELEIEPAQIREFLSMARQPISLDVRVGDNQDTELSELLEDDGISPDHYITQELLRQDLHNLMAELTPQQRAVLSLRFGLEDGKELSLAKIGKKLNISRERVRQLEHQALAQLRRRRANVQEYLAAS
- the cobO gene encoding cob(I)yrinic acid a,c-diamide adenosyltransferase — encoded protein: MTLSPEQYQQKMQRRKEVQEQRLAQASTEKGLIIVNTGNGKGKTTAALGMVLRSLGHGFKVAIIQFIKGAWEPAEKAILNHWEGQLEFYAMGEGFTWETQDKQRDIQHARAAWEKGLTFITNPDYKLVLLDEINVALKLGYLDISEILTGLAQKPEDSHVILTGRGAPTQLIETADLVTEMTLIKHPFREQGVKAQPGIEF
- a CDS encoding DUF4231 domain-containing protein, with product MTNADQLKLEQQGSLIELRRFLKILEYLCLDAFIATVIITLFFRDNQLLLTLDAAFLASFVFLFLFNWQYFSYRDKAERDKKYEQLIEPLTESTSRIQLERENALRYCQQLVEDYTKTRGNARNLYYFFQMSTIIFSGVTPVLVLVDKLDTNKTSFWIAWLPVIFPAIASIVASIATSFPLETIWKESNSIVENLEAEQQKFILGINNDTVLELNSPIVPESSETPEEQQQTAQQIQLQEKRAKRAIVEFINKINEIHLKQITAQVEKLKEQTENPPQEENT